The following are encoded in a window of Nitrospirota bacterium genomic DNA:
- the recO gene encoding DNA repair protein RecO codes for MLKRTRGIVLKSTVFGEADLIVAYLTFDYGLMSVFAKSPRKVKSRFGSSLEPLTYSRISFFGKEESTLPRLTQSDIVRPFQSLREDMTCLLNVSEMLELTLTLLPEREPNQEFFHLLLTMLAKLESNRSSRLYHLFYKMQLLHRAGYAPRLDACGRCGRPAAGRQPAAPAARQYHFYVSHGSLLCPRCSDAAGASIRLTGGAARFYQSLLKWNPAAIDRVSPPPSFITEITEIVDAHIRYTLGSLKCTRMKFPLSESAPSVPVQQAS; via the coding sequence ATGCTGAAGAGAACGCGAGGCATTGTCCTTAAGAGCACGGTCTTCGGAGAGGCCGACCTCATCGTCGCCTACCTGACTTTCGACTACGGCCTCATGAGCGTCTTTGCGAAGAGCCCGCGGAAAGTGAAGAGCAGGTTCGGGAGCAGCCTCGAGCCGCTCACCTATTCACGGATATCTTTCTTCGGAAAAGAGGAGAGCACGCTTCCCCGCCTGACCCAGTCGGATATCGTGAGGCCTTTTCAGTCGCTCAGGGAGGACATGACGTGCCTCCTGAACGTTTCGGAGATGCTGGAGCTGACGCTCACCCTGCTGCCCGAAAGAGAGCCGAACCAGGAGTTCTTTCACCTCCTCCTGACGATGCTGGCGAAGCTCGAATCGAACCGCAGCAGCCGTCTCTACCACCTCTTTTACAAGATGCAGCTCCTGCACCGGGCGGGCTATGCGCCGCGGCTCGACGCCTGCGGCAGGTGCGGAAGACCGGCAGCAGGCCGCCAGCCGGCAGCACCCGCAGCGCGCCAGTACCATTTTTATGTCTCCCACGGCTCGCTGCTCTGTCCCCGCTGCAGCGATGCTGCCGGCGCATCGATCCGGCTCACCGGCGGAGCGGCACGCTTCTACCAGAGCCTTCTCAAGTGGAATCCGGCCGCTATCGACCGGGTCTCCCCCCCGCCGTCGTTCATCACCGAGATAACCGAGATCGTCGACGCCCATATCAGGTATACGCTCGGTTCGCTCAAGTGCACCCGCATGAAGTTCCCCCTCTCGGAGAGCGCTCCCTCCGTTCCCGTACAGCAGGCCTCCTGA
- a CDS encoding HDOD domain-containing protein translates to MTPAEAPIKERLFKVKDLPTIPTTHGQILKLIADVNYSVDEVSRLIERDQVLSTKVLKLVNSPFYGLYSEVAAVRRAVILLGANLIRGIVLSTSLFDLAEEKLPGLWDHSYCCSLVSGFLAKRFNLITIEEIMTGALLHDIGKILIKKQLPAESRSIEETVRTSGITALEAEKKVITFGHDYVGLWLAETWNFPKIIQDTISYHHRPSLCAAHFKEVMIVHLSDVVVKGVGVVSSGDPFVPLFDGAGWDKLGLPEGDLVDLIVEVVDIIQGDPLLSRYLGRGAL, encoded by the coding sequence ATGACGCCCGCTGAAGCACCCATAAAGGAGCGGCTTTTCAAGGTCAAGGACCTCCCTACGATCCCGACGACCCACGGCCAGATCCTGAAGCTCATTGCCGACGTGAACTATTCGGTCGATGAAGTGAGCAGGCTTATCGAGCGCGACCAGGTGCTCTCGACCAAGGTGCTGAAGCTCGTCAACTCACCCTTTTACGGGCTCTACAGCGAGGTGGCGGCAGTGCGCCGGGCGGTGATCCTCCTCGGGGCAAACCTCATCAGGGGCATCGTCCTGAGCACGTCGCTGTTCGACCTCGCCGAGGAAAAGCTTCCGGGCCTCTGGGATCATTCCTACTGCTGCTCGCTCGTCTCGGGCTTCCTGGCGAAGCGGTTCAATCTCATCACCATCGAAGAGATCATGACCGGCGCGCTGCTCCACGATATCGGGAAGATCCTTATCAAGAAGCAGCTCCCTGCCGAATCCCGCTCGATCGAGGAGACGGTGAGGACCTCCGGGATCACGGCGCTCGAGGCCGAGAAAAAGGTCATCACCTTCGGCCATGACTATGTGGGGTTATGGCTGGCCGAGACCTGGAACTTCCCGAAGATCATCCAGGATACCATCTCGTATCACCACCGGCCGAGCCTCTGCGCCGCCCATTTCAAGGAGGTGATGATCGTCCATCTTTCCGACGTGGTGGTGAAGGGAGTCGGCGTGGTCTCTTCCGGCGATCCGTTCGTCCCCCTCTTCGACGGCGCGGGCTGGGATAAGCTGGGGCTTCCGGAGGGCGATCTCGTCGATCTGATCGTCGAGGTGGTGGATATCATTCAGGGAGACCCCTTGCTGTCGCGCTATCTCGGGAGGGGAGCGCTATAA
- a CDS encoding Hsp20/alpha crystallin family protein — protein MDRWDPFRDILWLRARGNRLFEETFPQPGEQASALWVPAIDICETPGEFVVMAELPEVSESDIALTVEDNTLRISGKRRSRREGRSYYQMERQSGVFSRSFILPAIINKNNIKATLKDGILNVVLPKKAEAMPKQIEIT, from the coding sequence ATGGATCGATGGGATCCTTTTCGTGACATACTCTGGCTGCGGGCCCGCGGCAACCGGCTCTTCGAAGAAACGTTCCCGCAGCCCGGCGAGCAGGCATCCGCCCTCTGGGTGCCGGCGATCGATATCTGCGAGACGCCGGGGGAATTCGTCGTCATGGCCGAGCTTCCCGAGGTGAGCGAGTCGGACATCGCGCTTACCGTTGAAGACAATACGCTCAGGATCAGCGGCAAGCGGAGGTCCCGGAGGGAGGGAAGGAGCTACTACCAGATGGAGCGCCAGAGCGGCGTCTTCTCCCGCTCCTTCATTCTCCCCGCAATCATTAACAAAAACAATATAAAAGCGACCCTTAAAGATGGTATACTGAATGTCGTTCTTCCCAAGAAGGCTGAGGCCATGCCGAAGCAGATCGAGATAACATAG
- a CDS encoding bifunctional nuclease family protein has translation MFIQMKVEGLLFDPRSGMYILLLQQVDGNETLPIWIGKPEADAIALALGKVITPRPLTHDLIKNVFDGLGVKVTKIVITEIVDNTYYALIHAGDGKREVTIDSRPSDAVAVALRVQAPIFVEESVLEVRRADELEEWLKNLRPEDFGNIM, from the coding sequence ATGTTCATACAGATGAAAGTAGAGGGTCTCCTCTTCGACCCGAGGAGCGGCATGTATATCCTGCTGCTGCAGCAGGTCGACGGCAACGAGACGCTGCCGATCTGGATCGGCAAGCCCGAGGCGGATGCCATTGCGCTCGCCCTCGGCAAGGTCATCACTCCCCGACCGCTCACCCATGATCTCATAAAGAACGTGTTCGACGGATTGGGCGTCAAGGTAACGAAGATCGTTATCACCGAGATCGTCGACAACACCTACTATGCGCTGATTCACGCGGGCGACGGGAAGAGAGAGGTGACCATAGATTCGCGGCCGTCCGATGCGGTGGCCGTTGCGCTCAGGGTGCAGGCCCCCATCTTCGTGGAAGAGAGCGTCCTCGAGGTGCGGAGAGCCGATGAGCTCGAAGAGTGGCTCAAGAACCTGAGGCCCGAAGATTTCGGCAATATCATGTAG
- a CDS encoding CDP-alcohol phosphatidyltransferase family protein: MIGAKLGHFLDRPLAPLAKRISVSPNALSILGFLITAVAALLIPFDIRLGGLLILLGGFFDMLDGIVARTNGKKTVYGAFLDSTLDRYSDALLFLAVAWYFFDRGHPTGMLLTGGALAGALLISYVRARAEALGIDCQVGLMERPERIVLLAAGCILGGLLYLMILLFLLSHITVIQRIAYVYRRSRQSSS, from the coding sequence GTGATCGGTGCGAAGCTCGGACATTTTCTCGACAGGCCTCTTGCACCCCTGGCAAAGAGAATCTCTGTCAGCCCGAATGCGCTGAGCATACTCGGCTTCCTGATTACGGCCGTTGCGGCCCTCCTCATCCCGTTCGATATCCGGCTCGGGGGGCTTCTCATCCTCCTCGGGGGCTTCTTCGACATGCTCGACGGCATCGTCGCCCGGACCAACGGGAAGAAGACGGTCTACGGGGCCTTTCTCGATTCGACCCTCGACCGCTATTCCGACGCGCTGCTCTTCCTCGCCGTGGCGTGGTACTTTTTCGATCGCGGTCACCCGACCGGGATGCTGCTCACCGGCGGCGCGCTCGCGGGAGCCCTGCTCATCAGTTATGTCAGGGCACGGGCCGAGGCGCTGGGCATCGATTGTCAGGTAGGGCTCATGGAACGGCCGGAACGGATCGTCCTGCTCGCAGCCGGCTGCATCCTCGGAGGGTTGCTGTATCTCATGATTCTTCTCTTCCTGCTCAGCCATATCACCGTGATTCAACGTATCGCCTATGTCTACCGCCGCTCCCGGCAGAGCTCCTCATAG
- the tadA gene encoding tRNA adenosine(34) deaminase TadA yields MERERNDSDRACMRLALEQAELAFAKGEVPVGAVVALGGEIVAAAHNLRETTFDPTAHAETLALRAAALELRSWRLSDAALYVTKEPCIMCSGVMLNARLGRLVYGCSDPKGGAVRSLYHLLSDPRLNHRAEVVSGVLEEESAALLRRFFKGLREQGKESIKEVTAAVIEKDGRILIARRKEGMQCGGKWEFPGGKVEPGETPEACLRRELREEFGIEAGIDGFIAASEFDYGTIHIRLLAYRAHYCSGEFSLTDHAEVKWVARSELLQHDFADADIPIVKKLVESDETGGRPSIPGSWCVV; encoded by the coding sequence ATGGAGAGAGAACGGAACGATTCGGATAGAGCGTGCATGCGCCTCGCCCTGGAGCAGGCGGAGCTCGCCTTTGCCAAGGGCGAGGTGCCGGTCGGCGCGGTCGTCGCTCTCGGGGGCGAGATCGTCGCCGCGGCCCACAACCTGCGGGAGACCACCTTCGACCCCACCGCGCATGCCGAGACTCTCGCCCTCCGGGCCGCTGCTCTCGAACTGCGGAGCTGGCGGCTGTCCGATGCCGCCCTTTATGTCACCAAAGAGCCCTGCATCATGTGCTCGGGCGTGATGCTCAATGCCCGCCTGGGCAGGCTCGTTTACGGCTGCAGCGACCCTAAGGGAGGCGCGGTCAGGAGTCTCTACCACCTCCTCTCCGACCCGAGACTCAATCACCGGGCAGAGGTCGTGTCAGGGGTGCTCGAAGAAGAGAGCGCAGCGCTTCTGAGGCGCTTTTTCAAGGGGCTGCGGGAGCAGGGGAAAGAATCGATCAAGGAGGTCACCGCAGCGGTCATCGAGAAGGACGGCCGTATCCTGATCGCCCGGAGAAAGGAGGGCATGCAGTGCGGCGGCAAATGGGAGTTTCCGGGCGGCAAGGTCGAGCCCGGCGAAACGCCCGAAGCGTGTCTCCGGCGCGAGCTCAGGGAGGAGTTCGGCATCGAGGCGGGGATCGACGGTTTCATCGCCGCGAGCGAGTTCGACTACGGCACGATCCATATACGCCTTTTGGCGTATCGGGCGCACTATTGTTCCGGGGAATTCTCTCTCACCGATCATGCCGAGGTGAAGTGGGTTGCGAGGTCCGAGCTGCTGCAGCACGACTTTGCCGATGCCGATATCCCCATTGTGAAGAAGCTCGTCGAGAGCGATGAGACCGGAGGCCGGCCTTCAATCCCGGGCAGCTGGTGTGTGGTATAA
- a CDS encoding inositol-3-phosphate synthase, translating into MGRIRIAVAGVGNCASSLIQGIAYYSSLAEGSPDLSLGLMHHNLGGYLPGDIEVVAAFDVDVRKVNRPLREALIAKPNCTTLFYPELPDYAVTVRMGEVLDGVAPHMVDYPDDRRFIVADEKPCDIATVLKDSGADMLLNYLPVGSEQATRYYAQACLDAGVAFVNCIPVFVASDDAWVRRFEERGIPLVGDDIKAQVGATIVHRALTKLFMDRGVKIRHTYQLNVGGNTDFLNMMNHSRLKSKKISKTEAVQSQITHRVSTEDIHIGPSDYVPWMNDNKVCFLRIEGAGFGNVPMHLELRLSVEDSPNSAGVVIDAIRCCKIARDRNVGGALLAPSAYFMKHPRVQFSDEEARSMVEAFIAGQRER; encoded by the coding sequence ATGGGCAGGATACGTATTGCGGTTGCGGGAGTCGGCAATTGTGCGAGCTCCCTGATACAGGGGATAGCATATTATTCATCGCTGGCAGAAGGGAGCCCCGACCTGTCGCTCGGTCTCATGCATCACAACCTGGGGGGCTATCTCCCGGGTGACATAGAGGTGGTGGCGGCATTCGATGTCGATGTGCGCAAGGTGAACAGGCCGCTCCGCGAGGCGTTGATCGCAAAGCCGAACTGCACGACGCTTTTCTACCCGGAGCTGCCCGATTATGCCGTAACCGTACGGATGGGCGAGGTGCTCGACGGCGTGGCGCCGCATATGGTCGATTACCCCGACGACCGGCGGTTCATCGTCGCCGATGAAAAGCCCTGCGATATCGCCACGGTACTGAAAGACAGCGGCGCCGATATGCTGCTCAATTACCTGCCCGTCGGCTCGGAGCAGGCGACGCGCTACTACGCCCAGGCTTGTCTCGATGCAGGAGTGGCGTTCGTGAACTGCATCCCCGTTTTCGTCGCGTCCGACGATGCGTGGGTACGGCGCTTCGAGGAGAGGGGGATCCCGCTGGTCGGGGACGACATCAAGGCCCAGGTAGGGGCTACCATAGTCCACCGGGCGCTCACCAAGCTGTTCATGGACCGGGGAGTGAAGATACGGCACACGTACCAGCTGAATGTCGGCGGCAATACCGACTTTCTCAATATGATGAACCACAGCAGGCTCAAGTCGAAAAAGATATCGAAGACCGAGGCCGTTCAATCCCAGATCACCCACCGGGTTTCGACCGAGGATATCCATATCGGGCCGTCCGACTATGTCCCCTGGATGAACGACAACAAGGTCTGTTTCCTGAGAATCGAGGGAGCGGGGTTCGGCAACGTGCCCATGCATCTCGAATTGCGGCTCTCTGTCGAGGACTCGCCCAACAGCGCCGGCGTGGTCATCGACGCCATCCGGTGCTGCAAGATCGCCCGTGACAGAAACGTCGGCGGCGCGCTCCTCGCTCCCTCCGCGTACTTTATGAAGCACCCCAGGGTCCAGTTCTCCGATGAGGAGGCGAGGAGCATGGTGGAGGCCTTTATTGCAGGGCAGAGGGAACGGTAA
- a CDS encoding YtxH domain-containing protein gives MRDEEGFSAGSVLLSFLLGGMVGAGLALLLAPQSGEETRKKIKEFADDVKEKAEDYMTHAKEGVTSTVERSKHYIDEKKSVITAAVEAGKEAYQRETGKQQS, from the coding sequence ATGAGAGATGAAGAAGGGTTCAGCGCCGGATCGGTACTGCTTTCCTTCCTGCTGGGAGGAATGGTGGGCGCCGGTCTCGCACTGCTCCTCGCACCGCAGTCGGGAGAGGAGACGAGGAAGAAGATAAAGGAGTTTGCCGATGACGTCAAGGAAAAGGCCGAGGACTACATGACCCACGCAAAAGAGGGCGTCACCTCGACCGTAGAGCGGAGCAAACACTATATCGATGAGAAGAAGTCGGTCATCACCGCTGCCGTCGAGGCGGGTAAAGAGGCGTATCAGCGGGAGACGGGCAAGCAGCAATCATAA
- a CDS encoding DUF948 domain-containing protein, with the protein MESNSWLIILSVGVFILVLGIVVAIGFLVYAIMEIRRLAMTVNEFVKTTEERLTPVLLETELSLRSVRKITDDVGVVTDNVRDLSDAMKEVSLNVRALSTVVGNVGEGVSLRAAGVKAGVRTALGVLINQIRERRSDYER; encoded by the coding sequence ATGGAGAGCAATTCATGGCTGATCATATTAAGCGTGGGCGTGTTTATCCTGGTGCTCGGCATCGTGGTCGCTATCGGCTTCCTCGTGTATGCGATCATGGAGATACGGCGGTTGGCCATGACGGTTAATGAGTTCGTAAAGACCACGGAGGAGCGGCTCACTCCGGTGCTCCTCGAGACGGAACTGTCGCTCCGGAGCGTGCGGAAGATCACCGATGACGTCGGCGTCGTGACCGACAATGTGCGTGACCTCTCGGACGCGATGAAAGAGGTGTCGCTGAACGTGAGGGCGCTGAGCACCGTCGTCGGGAATGTGGGCGAAGGGGTGTCGCTGCGCGCTGCCGGGGTTAAAGCGGGCGTCAGGACCGCGTTGGGCGTTTTGATAAATCAGATCAGAGAAAGGAGGTCGGACTATGAGAGATGA